From one Humulus lupulus chromosome 8, drHumLupu1.1, whole genome shotgun sequence genomic stretch:
- the LOC133798297 gene encoding syntaxin-31: protein MASSPYRDRTFEFRSLTETLKKIGGISAINHAENCPHPPEASVHASSSRSEFNKKASLIGLGIHEASQKIAKLAQLAKRSSMFDDPLVEIQELTVLIKNDITTLNVALTDLQTIQNMEIADGNYSQDKVVHSTAVCDDLKSKLMGATKKLQDVLTARTENIKAHENRRQIFSTNASRENPFKNQAKNLNEPLPWSSSSNARGSSQPSLLPSNGAQASNQLRRRLAVDNPPSQQMEMSMLQQVVPRQENHVQSRAVALHNVESTITELSGIFTHLATMVAQQGELAIRIDDNMDESLTNVEGARSALLRHLNQISSNRWLLIKIFAVLIFFLIVFIIFVA, encoded by the exons ATGGCCTCATCTCCCTACCGAGATCGAACGTTCGAGTTCCGATCACTTACCGAAACTCTGAAAAAGATCGGAGGAATCTCAGCCATTAATCATGCAGAAAATTGTCCGCATCCACCTGAAGCTTCCGTACATGCATCGTCTTCTAGATCCGAATTCAATAAGAAGGCATCGCTGATCGGGTTGGGGATCCATGAAGCCTCACAGAAAATCGCCAAGCTTGCTCAGT TGGCGAAAAGATCATCAATGTTTGATGACCCGCTTGTAGAAATACAGGAGCTAACTGTATTGATAAAGAACGACATTACAACGCTCAATGTAGCTCTCACAGATTTGCAAACTATTCAAAACATGGAGATAGCTGATGGCAATTACTCTCAGGACAAAGTTGTTCACTCCACAGCTGTTTGTGATGACTTAAAGAGTAAACTTATGGGGGCTACGAAAAAGCTTCAAGATGTGTTGACTGCTAGAACAGAA AATATAAAGGCTCACGAGAATAGAAGGCAGATATTTTCCACTAATGCATCTAGAGAAAATCCTTTCAAAAATCAAGCAAAAAATTTGAATGAACCACTCCCTTGGTCAAGTTCCTCCAATGCACGTGGCAGTTCCCAACCATCACT TCTACCATCTAATGGAGCTCAAGCTAGCAACCAACTAAG ACGAAGATTAGCTGTGGACAACCCTCCATCCCAGCAAATGGAAATGTCCATGTTACAGCAGGTAGTTCCACGGCAAGAGAATCATGTGCAAAGCAGGGCGGTTGCTCTTCACAATGTGGAATCTACAATTACAGAACTTAGTGGGATCTTTACACATTTGGCTACTATGGTTGCTCAGCAAGGGGAACTAGCTATCAG GATTGATGATAACATGGACGAATCATTGACCAATGTCGAAGGTGCTCGAAGTGCTCTTTTGAGGCATCTCAACCAAATATCATCAAATAGGTGGCTTCTAATCAAAATATTTGCAGTACTAATCTTTTTCTTGATTGTATTCATTATCTTCGTGGCTTAA